aaagcgacactttttttgctggaaattctcTCACCACAGTTCCCTagatgaatttgacagttttgaccataaaaaaattccagACTTTGAATttgccacttaggggcagatttatcaagggtcgaatttcaaagtaatgggagatTTTTtgaaatggtcaaagtcgaatttttaaagacacaataCATGctgaatttcgatattcgaattttcacattttcacatttcacgaaattggactattccctagtccagtacacaaaaatagctctaaattccCCCACGTGTCCTTTGACCTTTTCAGCAGTTACAATCCATCCCAGAAACTGAACTTGtagctcttgtaaaatataatgtgtgAGATTCTTAAGGGTATTATCTTTTATCTATATAGCAGTGATCAGATACTTATCCCTTTTCATTACAACTTATATGCAATGTAGAAGTCAGCAGTTTCTGTAGGAGGGACTAGATCCATACAGAATCCCTTCATTGTATGAGAGCTGTTCTCTTCTTTTTTCATTTGGTTAGGGGATGCTTTGGCATATGCACACTGAATATAGAACCTCTAAGCATAAAAATATGGCAAACTTTGTGCACTTTACACCTGATTTTTCTCACACCTAGCACTAATGCAGCCATTGCCCCTGTAATGTGAAAGAGGCAAAATGTGCGCAAGAATTCAACTGAGCCCTGTACTTTACCTTTACCTGCGAGTAAGGGGACAGGGAGTAGGCAGACAGGGTTCAGGGAGTAGGCAGCCATCTGGCAGGGAGTGGCAGGAGGGccatacagagaaaaggggaagaaATGACACCATCTCAaaaacacctttttatacattatCCCATATGTCTTGAACATTTCATGCGTTTTTTTCCATTACTAAGCAGATTTCTTTGttgcaaaatatttcagtggGTGCAATTATTCTGAAATTCAGGGTAAAAATGCAACATTGTGAGGTGGACCAATTTATTACACTTTGAGGGCCCTGCTTTGTATATACGTATATGCCTGGATTTTGGTGCTTTGAAAAAACCCAGACAGCTTAAATTTGTTTGTACCAGAAGCTCTATTATacatgataaatatacctctatgTGCCTATGAAACTGAGGCATGGAGTCCTTGGGTAAGATCACCtatgtatgtgaatatatacGGAATCCTGCATAGCTCCCAATTCTGCcctttttgtgggacagtccggATTTTGAGCACACATCCCGCTTGTGTCCCATGTTGCTTGGTTCCTCTTTTGTTCTTCCTGGCCAGCACTTTGCTTCCTGCATCTGAAGAAAAAACTCAAGCTGGCCATGGGTTCCACTGTGGAAGACTTGGTCATCTTCAATATTTTAATTCCAAAGCAGAAAGTGGAAAAGAGGGAGCCAAACCGTGTGGAAGTTAGGAGAGAAGAACTTTGGTCTTGGCATTCTTCTTGTGCAAGTGTAGGGGAGAtgatgctttcaatctatccttttctacagtgatcttactggcatgtctggtaTTAATAGAATCCTCACTGGCCATTTTGGCTGTGATCTTACTGGTTTGTCTAAATAGGTGTGATAAAAAATAGGTGTGATATGTAGGGGCATGGTCTTAAAATAATGCCACCAGATACCCTTGTCTCTCTTTCTCAAATGTTTCTGAAAACAACTTGCTGGGATGACAGATCTAGACTTATGATGTGATAAACTATCCTCGTATCCCTTTTCCTTCCAATCTCACCATAATAAGCTTGCATTCTACAAATATACTTTACTTTATTGGAAACTCTTTCATTTCACACCTTTATTATGGTAccatacatttagaaaaaaaagctgtacaatgaaataatgaaatgtttaatatatatatatatatatatatatatatatatatatatatatatatatatataaaataaagaagagaccagcaacaccagggtttctgtgagtaaaaaagtgttattgcatatgatTATTTATATGCCATAACAGTAGCTTTTAAATGGACACTCCCACGTGTTTTtaggatattttattttttatatgaattaagCACTTTATTGTTATCTCATACCAACCAGATGATGTTGATGTAAACTGTTTATTATGAAAGCACTAGCACTTTTGCACATGGagcattgtttgtttttatatgctaATTACTGAAGGGTCACTTCCTGTCTGTACTTGGGAGGGGAGGGTATTTATTCAGTGAATTGTTTGGCACATGtttcaccttgagaaaggtcccaatagggaccgaaacgtaacgtcggttacatatgcaataacacttttttactcacagaaaccctggtgttgctggcctcttctttattttgtatactaatcttaccgagcacccaggtaaaggacttggaacggagtgctgtccactacaacaagatatatatatatatatatatatatatatatatatatatatatatagatatatacgcaaaaagaaccgcacacacaggtcttttaagtgaaaaacaaaaatagtagGCTTTATTACAGTAATAAAGCctactatttttgtttttcacttaaaagacctgtgtgtgcggttctttttgtGTATGGATTACTgtttataaccagcacctaggcattaacatATAGTGACTGGTGCACCAgctttgaactatatatatatatatatatatatacacataacacaCACACGCATATGAATATGACTTTTGGCACTGGGAGTTACAGCAAAGCATTTTATCTAAAGAAGACAACCAACCAATAGCACCAACCAGTATATATTTTAGCAGTTCAGATTTAATCAATATTATGGGATACCTTACAAGAACTCAAGCTTACAAGAAAACAAGTTTTGTTATTACTGATCTTTTATATACTTTAATGTAGAGCAGCGTAAGTTGTATTTTATTTGAGAAAGGTTTGTAGTGCCATAGTAATGTCTTCTGCTCTCAATTGCATGCTTGTTGCTCCATGGTAAACCCAATGATGCCCGCATGCCACTGCTGGTGGTCACATGACACACCTAGCTTAACTGTTACTTGCTGGATCAGACCAACCGCCGTTTGGACAGTGAGTAGGAGAGAGTAGGAGTTTCTGATCAGCGATTGCTAAATTTATCCAAACcgtgagtaaaaataaaaaaccgtATAGGAGGAGTAGTATAGGAGTAAAGACCAACATGGATTTGAGTGAGAGAAGGAGATGTCCGGCTGGACAGGTAGTGAAAAGCTGCATAGAAGGTAAGACCAACAAGGATTGGATCAAggagtcaggagaaagaaaatcagatgcagcaaataataaaaagatttgcAGAAATGCACAGACAAGTCTGGATAGGAGCATTAAAAGGAGATGGAGAGTAGAGAAACAGACAGAAAATAAAGAGAAGACCattaaaaggataaaaaatgaaaaaagacagaTTGAAAAAGAAAGCCAGGCAGAGAAAACCAGTGAAGATGAGAAGATTAAAAGGAGAAGATTTGAAGAAGGAGATATAGAAAAGGAAAGCCAGGCAGAGAAGAAGACCAATGAAGGTAAAATGATTAAAAGGAGAAGATTTGAAGTAGGAGAGGAGATAGAAAAGAAAAGCCAAGCAGAGAAGAAAACTAGTGAAGGTAAGAGCATTAAAAAGAGAGCAGTTGAAGAAGGACAGTTACAAAAGGAAAGCCAAGCAAAGAAAAAGACTAGTAAGCTTGAGAGAATTAAAACAAGTCAGGTTGCTAAAGAcgataaaaaaatcaaagaagaCAACAGTAAAGAAAGAAATTTAGAGCAAAATGAAGTGAATAATAGAAGATCAAGACCAGAAGACCTATTAGAAGGTAAGGAAATGACATTACCCTTGTTGTATGTATTTAATAGAagcatatactgtaggtacatAATCACTGAATGTGAAATTGCTCAGTGCCGTTATAAGCACTTTTgctaagtccctatcacattacaagcatgggacctgttatccagaatgcttgggacctgggggtttttccGGGTAAAGGGTCTTTTGGTATTTTGGATCTCTACACCATGTCtactaaacatttatttaaacatgaattaaacccgaTATGATTGTTTTAGgtcaaaaaaagattaattacatcttagttgggttcaagtacaagttacctttacctttatttttttaaaatataaattatttgattaaaatgtctatgggggatggccatacagtgattcagagctttctggataatgaatttgtGGATAacttatcctatacctgtattatccaTTAGGATGAACATACACATTTCTTCAATTCCTAGCTGAAATTGAATCTAAGTCCCCAGTACTACAACTGTTGTCCCACCATTAATAGTATATGGGCTATtgtaaattgaaaaagtgcttataatagcaGGCTGCGCAATTTTACATTGTACTTATGTACATTTTATGTCCCCTTCAACCTATCCCCTCACTTGCTAACAAACAGCAAACTCAACTGCTAATTTCCCTATATAACTTGTGCTGGAAAATTCCCATTGATCCTTATTGCAACACTGACAAACGTAGGCACATCCATTTCTGGATAAAGAGAGAACGGCACGACTCCATTTTGGGCCCTGTGAACAGATTTGGAGAAAGTagaaaaaacatggcactttgcagtacagctgttttCTACAATTTGCCCctcacatttgtaaatgagccgtTGGGTCATAAAATGAGGTTGCGAGTGGCCATACATATAAGTGGGTAGGTATCACCTTCTCAATTATatgttatactgtaaataagtaCCTGCCAAGAaaccatttatacatttaaaaaatacatttaaaatacatttaaaaagtttgttttgattttcatatgtatgtttgttttttaacatatactattatgtacattttataagtttttcactaaaaaaattgaaaactgcagcaaaattagccaaatggcgaaaaatttgcaaaatgcattacagtctatgggtcaCAGCGACTTTTTGTTAGCAAAATATACTCTAGtccaaatgggtgttttttctcactccaagtgcattgtcaatgggtgttttttcttactttaaatccattaaagccaatgggctttttttcaagttttttctcactccaaatgcattgaagtaaatggacgttttttttgattaattttgtcgtggcaaatttttgctgcagtttcttgAAAAAATTCACCATTGGCGAAATTTCATTACAAATCCATGTGTGTTTAAAAAATTGGCTTATCACTACAGTTTGTGGTGTGATCTGTTAAtggaatttttttctctttaacaagGTGGAAGCATACAGAAGAGACCCCGTCTGGACATTGAAAGACCTGCTCCCCTGGATAGTAACAACTACAAGTTCCACACTGTACTGGGACAAGGAGGCTTTGGCCAGGTAAGTGAAGGATTTCCCAAGTCATGAAGCATGTTTGCATAGCAAGTTACATTGTTTCTGTCTCTACGAGAGACCCTATGATATGAatctcttttcttatttttattaggtGATGTTGGCTTCTTTTAGACCAAATAAACAACTGGTGGCAATTAAGATCTTGAAGAAACAGAAGAACGACTGCTATTCCATCGCTAAAGAAGCTCGTGTATTGAAGATCAGCAGAGAATGTGCATTTTTATGCCATTCTTATGCAACTTTTCAGTCAGAGGTAAAGCATACTGATCCTTATGCACAATAACAggttaaaacagcactttgtatgTGTGTCTGAGATTTAATTCTTGGCACTCCCAGTCCTTATTGTCATCTAGTACTAACAGCATAATCTACTTGGTCATTGTCAATATATTCTTGTTGGTATAGAGTGGTGGTACCTTCATGGGGTGTATTACAGGGGTACTTATTTAAGATTTATATATGTTAAACAAAACCTATTGATATGACTTTGACTCACTTCCTGAAATGCAACCACACAGCTCCCAATACTGCCCTATTTGCCCTGTTAATGTTGATGCAGTTGGGGAGGGGGTATGAGATCATTGCAGGGGGCCCAAGTTACATAGATGGTTTTGTTCCCCTTAAACAAGTCCCTTTAGCCCTTCTTTTAACCAGCTCTATTTCTGTATAGTAATGTTTCATGTCTCACATTGTTCTAACCTGCACTTACCAGCTTGAAGCCTTCTTTGTCCTGGAGTATGCCAGTGGGAAATCTTTATGGCAAATGATTATGCGTGAAGGAGGTCTGCCAATGTCGACAATCATGTTCTACACAGCAGAGATGGTGGTTGCCCTCCAGTTCCTGCATTCTAAGGGAATCATTCATCGGTCAGTAAAATCTCAGTGTATTGTGTTTGTGTTCTTTAACCTTCTAAAGTTCTTTGAGGTCAGCTAATAAAATACAGTTTGTCTGGGGGGGATTAGATGCGGCTACTTATCAACTATAAGTTGCAATCGTGTAGAACACTCTATTATGCCCTCAATCAATCAAGAGCAGTGGCACACAGTGGGCTTTGTTGTACGCttaatttaaattagtttatCACCTTCTTTTGTGGTTCATTTAATTGAGGTTATTTTTAACAACAATTAACTTTCTTAAATAGAAGGGAATGAAATATGTGATCGCATTTAACTTACAAAGACTTCACTTATGTGATAAAGCTTGACCTCTTTCCCAGAattctttctatatttttctgaaaGTAAATTGTTCTTATGTTTAACCTACAGTGATCTGAAGCCGGACAACATATTAGTGGATAAAGACGGCCACATAAAGATCTGCGACTTTGGCATTGTAGAAGAGAACATCTTTGGCCAGAGGAAAACCTACGGCTTAGCAGGAACCCCTGGATATCGGGCACCAGAGGTAACATAATTTgttgtaaaatatttacaatatatgcatAATAGCATATATATTAGAAAGAAaggtgtgtataaaaaaaaaatgagagaatAGTATCAACATCTTTGATGATCCCATTCCCATCTATCCCAATCTATCACCTAACAAATGCTGGCACAATGCCAATTCAAGCAATTTAGTTTCTTAGAATCTATTAGGGTCCAGTTTAGATGTTAGAATTTTCACTGATCTGAACCCAATGTGACCTTTccatgattacaggtatgggatccgttatcggaaaaccctgtatccagaaaggtccaaattacggaaaggcagtgtctcccatacactccattgtatccaattaatccagatttttaaaaatgtcctttttctctgtaataataaatcagtaccttgtatttgatccaaaataagatttaattgatccttattggaagcaaaaccagcctattgggtttatttcatgtttatatgattttctagtagacctaagatatgaagatccaaattatggaaagatacattttgccagaaaaccccaggtcctgagaattctggataacaggtcctatacttgtattgaaATGAAAGTGAAACTGTCAGTCCCAATGTTATAACCTTTAAACTTGTATCAGAAAATAGACCAACTTTGTACTATTAACATTTAAACATGCCATacttcaatatatttattaaacaacaggTTAACACTACTTCCCACCTTAAAATCACTGGTGGCTAATATAAGGCACCCCTCCTGTTGCAATTAAACCTTAATTAACACAAAGCATTCTAAAtggcatttaatacattttatacagcacAGAAATGTTAGTTATAGCTACAAAGTCTTATATGGGATCTTAGTATTAATATGTACTTTGTAACTGCAGAACTGTAACTCATCCAGCTGCTCAGGCTCCTACTGTGGAAACACATTAATCCACTAGTAATTCCTGTTGTACATCCAGAACTCCAGTGCAAATATATCTAAAGCTTGTGTGATTCAGTTTGTTAGTTGTCATAGAATGttaaattgcaaattaaattaaatgcgACACCCCTGGCGTCTTTTTCCCATTCTCATGTGTTCCTCCTAATTACCCGCCAGTGATTTAAGAGGTCAATTAAATTCTTAGGcctgttgcttaataaatatatttgttttaatattgaagtAAATTGTTAATATTACATGTAGTTAAATTGTTAATATTACATGTAGTTAAAATAACTGAGTCCATCCCTTTTCTGATGTAGTTTAGACGTTCCAATATGTTGCAAACAGACATGTCAATGTACCCTTGTAATTAACTTTCAATGCTTGGATCTCTTTACTACCACAAATATAAGGCATAAAGTTGTTTGTTgctataattcattttattttttttcttttcaaagatTCTATTAAAGGAAGACTACAATACAGCCGTGGATTGGTGGTCTTTCGGGGTGACAATGTATGAAATGGCCACAGATGAATTGCCATATTCAACATCAGGCAGCATTTTAAGGCAGCGCTATATGATTTTGAACAAAACACCAAAATATCCATGTTATATGAGCGAGGAAATGCTGGACCTCCTGCCTAAGGTAAATAGATATACTGGCATACTGCTTATGTGCCTGCCAATAATGCAGGGAGTTCCCTAGTATAACATCTGCAAAACTCTAACATATGACTATGTTTCTCTTTAGCTTTTGGAGATTGATAACACCAAACGAATTGGACTGAATGGGAACATCAGGGAGCATCCTTTCTACAGCACTATCAACTGGGATGATCTGGAAAATCGAAGACTGAAGACACCTTTTAAGCCAGAAATGGTAAATAAATGTGATGGAGCAATCAATGTCTTATCAATACTCTTTCATGAAACAGTAGGGCAGAGGTCTTCTGACTTATTATACATGTATGATTAGTATGAAAACATAGTCATAAGCATCACTCTCCCACTGCATAAGACCCCTGCTATTATTGGGATGGAGGACAGGTCAGTTGCATAATAACACCAGGCAACTGAGTTCATCCTTTTGTTCCTTGTAGTTAGGAAGCCCTCAGTGACTAATAAGATGTGATAACAAATTACATTTAATCACTAGTGAAATTAATACAAAATTCTGCCGTGTGAAATGTTGTATAAAAGGTTAAGTTCTTTTTCTTTGTTCACAGCCATCTGCGGACGACTTAGATGAATATCCGCTAACATTCTCCCCTCATAGTTGCGATGGAAAGAATTTGAAAGATTTCTCGGAAGTTGATCCCAACTGGAATTGGCAGGAGTAAGGCATTACCTCTGTTCTAACATGGGATACCATCATTAGTTGCTGCCTGTAACAACCTGAGGCCTTTAACATCTGTGGCAAGCTGCACCCCTAAACAACCAATCCACCTGTTGTACCAAACCTAAATCATCTCCTGTGAATGTCAACTGGTTCTACCATCAAAGCCAGCACCAGACGGGATCTCTGACTGTAGCTTCTAAAGGATGGAAAATAGGAAGGTACTATGGTAAGGTTACATCTTGAAGgaaaattgctaaataaaaacagGTTAACCCCACCCTCCCCCAAACATCTGCCTCCCTCCTATTCCCTTACCTGTGATTAACCCCTATCCTAAGTGGCCcactccagtggcataactataaaggaagcagaccccatggccgCGGGGGGCCCAGGTCTACTTCCTTTATACTGTCTCCCCCCTACTCCCTTATCCCTGATTTGCCTCTTTTTTAATCACTAAACCACACCCcaaacttcagtctctctcttATTCTCTTACCCATGATTGACCCCCTTCCTAAGTGGGTCACACCAAcagcataactataaaggaagcagaccctctgGCCGCGGGGGGCCCGGATCTGCTTCCTTTATACTGTCTCCCTCCTACTCCCTTATCCCTGATTTGCCTCTTTTTTAATCACTAAACCACACCCCAAACTTTAGTCTCTCTCTTATTCTCTTACCCATGATTGACCCCTTTCCTAAGTGGCCcactccagtggcataactataaaggaagcagaccccatggccgCGGGGGGCCCAGGTCTACTTCCTTTATACTGTCTCCCCCCTACTCCCTTATCCCTGATTTGCCTCTTTTTTAATCACTAAACCACACCCcaaacttcagtctctctcttATTCTCTTACCCATGATTGACCCCTTTCCTAAGTGGGTCACACCAGcagcataactataaaggaagcagaccctctgGCCGCGGGGGGCCTAGGTCTACTTCCTTTATACTGTCTCCTCCTACTCCCTTTCCTCTGATTTCCTTCATTCATAATCACTTCACAATACCCCAAACATCTGCCTTACTCTTATTCCCTTACCTGTGTAACCCCTTTtctaagcagtggtgtaactatgaaggaagcagaccccctggCCGCGGGGGGCtcaggtctacttcctctatacttTCTCCCTTCTGCTCCCTTACCCTTGATTTCCCTTCTTCCTAATCTCTAAACAACACCCCAAACTTCTTTTTCTCCCTTATTTCCTTACAtggcataactataaagaaagcagaccctgtggccgcGGGGGGCacgggtctacttcctctatactgtGTCCTCCTTTTCCCTTTCCCCTGATTTCCTTATTTACATTTCTCTCAATCCCTTTCCCTATTCCCAGCTTCTTTACCATCCACTTTTAATCCCTCCAGGTTTTCTTCCATACCTTAACCCTAGCACTTCCCATACCCATGCCCTCTTTGTCCTCTCCCCAACTTCTCTCCCAACTCttctctgtgagtgtgtgtgctctatgtatttgtgtgtgtgattgaGTGTAAGTCAGTTTAGTCATTTGAAATGCTCACCCATTTGTTGAACAGGAGAACACTGAGATATATTTCTTACTATTATCCACTAGTATTTCTAGGTGCGTCTAGAGTCATTTTACTTGCAGTCCATAGCCAGTTCAGCGGTCACTGTATTTGTAGAGCTTGCATTAATAGCGCAGCAGCTGCTGACTGTACTGCAGGTGAAATTGGCTTAGAAGCACCTTCAAATGCCCCTGTGTGTATCATCCTTACTGTTCTCCTGTTCAATGAATCAGTTACCAGTGCCAGGATATTTTTATAACCTGGTACTTTCCCACATGTATGCCAATACTGAACCAACCCATATGCCCTGAAGGTAGCATTGTACTTACTGTACAAAGCTACTGGTTTTAGTAGAATTAGGAAACCATTGATCCAGGGATTataccgattgccattttggagtcaggaaggaattttttcccccttctgaagCAAATTAGAAGCTGCTTCAGacggggtttttttgccttcctctggatcatctaaaaATTAGGTAGGATTTGTTTCAGCAAAAGGTTGAATTTGGAcaccttttttcaaccaaaagATCAATGCCACACCTTGCTGAGAAAGATCCCATTCACTCCATGGTATAAGTGCACTGACAGTCATGGAAcagattttggtgtgaaaatgtatatttatgcttctctgcaccaaaatccactccGTGTGTATCAATGCACTTACACCATGGAGCAAATGGGAGCGGATCTGCTTTTTCACAGCCTGGTGTGGCATTAGCCTCACTACTAAGTAACTGTGTCAGTACACATAAGATAATTAAAATCACCATTAGAATATAAATTAAACCAACTAAAACAAAATCTCCTAAAAACAAAAGGGGTACTAAACTGAATCAAATAGGAGGGGGTTCAGTGCTGGCTTTTTCAAGCCGGCAATTGGCTACATATGAATCTAGGATTAGGGACTATTCCAGCAAACCACAGCAATTATATTAACTAATATACCAATAGCTCACTATGTGATTTGCTTTAATATGCATGTATGTTGTATGGCTTTGTGAGACGTATGAGCATTGTAAAAACAAACCCAAGATATTGAGGGCTGTGTCTGGCATAAAATGCAGGGAAGAGCATGATTAACCAAAACGCTGCCTAGGCACCACCTGTTTTGTACCCCCAAGTTTGAGTAATTTGATCTGCTAAATAGGGACATCATTAGTCATTCACCAGTATTTAAAATCTAAAATCCTTACTGGTTAGGGGAGTATTGCAGCAAACCATATGGTTAGCCAAACAGCAGAGGTATAAACCCCACGTGCTCTATGCGTCTCAATGTGATTTTACAAAATAGTCAATGTATGTGTGATGAAAGTCagttttgtgtctgaatgtgaacTTAAAAAATCCCAGTGAAGAGCTTTAGGGACTAAATAGGGAATCATTGCAGCAAGTCATATGGTCAGCAAATCAGTGAGGATTTCATCCTCCTTATGCCTATGATCACCAGCTGATTTGCTCCAACAAATAAAATTAGCTAGCGTATGTTTGAATGAAAGCCAATATGTGTATGTGGGAATATTTAGCTTGTGCCTCTCAGTCATTACTGAGCAGGAAAGGTCCCATGACGGTTTGTCACTTAGTGCTGGACCAGCTAGGGAACTATTGCAGCAAATTATAgggtgagccatttgctgcaataaatggacagtaacaagagttgaagccttgacgtggcgttactgctcacatgggtAACCATGTGCCAATTCAACCATTTATGAGGCTGTGATAGTGATTGTGGAGTATATTTAGTATTTAGACTATTGAACAATTcttcattttactgaaaaacgAATCTTAcgcttacattttgttttctaagctatttttattttaactgaatctatgtagaaaaaaaggaaatatacagttTGCAAAGTTATTCAGTTCCCACACTTTAATATTCTGTAAAGTTGTCTATGGGCGCAATAACAGATTGAAGCACTTAAGTAAGCATATACCAGCAGGAGACTTGGACTGCCAACAAAAGGGACTGGGCTTCCTACATAAGGTGGGAGGCTGGTTAGGGTCAGAGTTTTGGAGGATGAGGGGATGGGATTGAAGGATCAAGGCATTTCCAGGTGGGATTGAACCCTAATTGTAGGCCAATTATTACAGGAAAATTAAACCTAAACTCATTAGGAGTGGCAAAACTTGAAGTACCCCTGTTTTATGACAATCTGTAAGTTTTTCTCTGAATTGACAAGTTTAACTTTCTATATATGCCGCAACCTTTTTCACAGATTTAGACTTCTGcctgcacagtagagtaaaatcagTCTTTCCTGATGAAAAGCAGCTCTTTAGGAAGGACCAATTCCGTCATTGCTGCACTCTGCTTATAGGGAGTGGAACCAAATGGAGCATTTCTGATTGGTTTGTCATTGATAGCATGTGCCGTGGATAGAGTGTTTCCTACTCTATTTTTGGGACATTTTTACTACCTGTTTTCTTAGTATTTCATTGAGCCAGTTAACAAACAGAATCAATTTCTAGGCAACTACAAGAAACAGCTGCTAATCTGCAGGTTTAATATAAAAACCTTCATGAAATTCTTCCTCTGATTCTACCAAAATATTTATACAACCATTCACTATTAAATTCAAGTgatataaattaattgaaatcAATCTGGACCAATCTGTGTTTGGAGCTTATTAATGGTATTCAcaacaaatatgtataaaaataatttgctgaccTCAAAGCAAGTGTCAAATTGTGATAATGAACGGTCAAAACACAACACTCTACTTTTCTTGCCTCTCTTTCATTACTAGCTTCATATTAGGGGTGGGTTGATTATTACAgtagttaaaggggtttttcacctttaacttttagtatgatttagagagtgatattctgagacaatctgcaattggttttgagtttttagtatttcttgtttcttgagttatttagctttttatttagcaacctccagtttgcaatttcagtaatctggttgctagggtcaaaactaccatagcaac
The genomic region above belongs to Xenopus laevis strain J_2021 chromosome 5L, Xenopus_laevis_v10.1, whole genome shotgun sequence and contains:
- the LOC121393633 gene encoding protein kinase C delta type-like; the encoded protein is MDLSERRRCPAGQVVKSCIEGKTNKDWIKESGERKSDAANNKKICRNAQTSLDRSIKRRWRVEKQTENKEKTIKRIKNEKRQIEKESQAEKTSEDEKIKRRRFEEGDIEKESQAEKKTNEGKMIKRRRFEVGEEIEKKSQAEKKTSEGKSIKKRAVEEGQLQKESQAKKKTSKLERIKTSQVAKDDKKIKEDNSKERNLEQNEVNNRRSRPEDLLEGGSIQKRPRLDIERPAPLDSNNYKFHTVLGQGGFGQVMLASFRPNKQLVAIKILKKQKNDCYSIAKEARVLKISRECAFLCHSYATFQSELEAFFVLEYASGKSLWQMIMREGGLPMSTIMFYTAEMVVALQFLHSKGIIHRDLKPDNILVDKDGHIKICDFGIVEENIFGQRKTYGLAGTPGYRAPEILLKEDYNTAVDWWSFGVTMYEMATDELPYSTSGSILRQRYMILNKTPKYPCYMSEEMLDLLPKLLEIDNTKRIGLNGNIREHPFYSTINWDDLENRRLKTPFKPEMPSADDLDEYPLTFSPHSCDGKNLKDFSEVDPNWNWQE